A segment of the Cenarchaeum symbiosum A genome:
ATCCGCGGGAATCTGCATGCGGGCCGGGCACTGTTCTTCAGGACGGCGTCTGTGTGCTCGAGCTGTCATGCGGAGCAGGCACTGTTCTTCAGGACGGCGTCTGTGTGCTCGATGAGGCATGCGGGCCGGGCACCATCCTGAGAGACGGCGTCTGCGTTCTAGACAATGTGCGCACCCCGTCAGGGTCGGGCCTCGGGGTCGGGTTCATAGGCGGGATCATGATTGCGCTCTTTGTGGCCGTCATACTCTGGGTAATCAGCAAGATAGCCAGGGACAGGTCGGATGGCCCGCACGTGTACCCCTGATTCCGGCGGTTCAAAAAAGCATATGATCCATTGCGGCCGGGCTTTTTGCGCTCGTCTGACTGCATATTCTCCCCGAACTACCTGGCCGGGCTGGGCATGTGGTGCCCCGCGCGCTGCCGCTTGAACCTCTCGAGCTTGGCATTGCGGGCGCCGGACTCTGTTCTACACAGTGATGACGTCGATGCAGTACTTCAGCCTCTGCACGTGCCCCTCCGCCAGTCCCTGCACCTTCCCTTATACAGCACGGTACAAAGAAGATTTAACATGTAAACGTAGGACTCATTCCAATCATAATGGAAAAACCAGAACAATTTGGGAATATCTAGTCTTTTTGTGTTTGTCTGCGCCTGTGCTTGGTTGGTTTTGCGTTAAGGTAAGAAGGGGGTTTAGGAAATGGATAGCCGCCGGTGGAGGCAACCTTCTCTTTGACCACTTTCTCTTCTTCCTCTTCAGCCATATTACTCATAGTATAAAATCACCTATTAAAGGTTTTTTGAGGAGACAGACGAGTATGTTTAGCCCGGCACATAGGAGATTTATTATTCAAACGTAGAACTGAATCATGCTGCCTATGATAGTATACTTGCCAACGGAATATTCATTCCTTGAAACCACAATTACAACAAAGTATACAGACTGTTTACAAAAGGATTAAAAAATACAACAAATATGTGAACAGTATCAGTGAAATACCGCCATCTTATGCTAATGAAAGTCTCAAAATACTCGACATAGAGAAACAAAATGCACGATATCTTGTATGGTTAGACAGTACCGGGGATAAACTGAAAGAGGACATTCCAATTATAATGGAAAAACTAGAACAATTTAGGAATATCTAGTCTTTTTGTGTTTGTGTGCGCTTGTGCTTGCTTGGTTTTGCATTAAGGTAAGAAGGGGGTTTGGGCAATGGAACGCCGCCGGTGGAGGCAACCTTCTCTTTGACCACTTTCTCTTCTTCTTCGGGCATATTATTCACAGCATAAAACCACCTATTAAAGATTTTTTACGAGACAGGCCAAATGCACCTCTGGACATAACAGGATTCCATGGACTGTCCCTGTATATTGTAGATCGGGCCCCCTCGGCCCAGCAGGGCAGACTGGCCAGATGTGGATAATCTCTGATTTTTGTTCAACCGGCGGGGGCCCCGGGGCAGGGGTTTATCCCCCCATGCAAAACCGGATTTCAGGCACGAGTGCCACCTTGGGGATTTTTTCCTGCGTGCGAGCCCAAACCATACGCCCGGCCGCGCGTTTCAGATATTAAGGGGGCGCCCTTGCGGGCCGCCATGCTAATCAGCAGGGACCGGCTCTGGGTAAAGCTCTGGAGATCAAACTCGCATGATATACGCGACAGGGTGATCATATGGCGCAAGCAAAACGCAGTCACCCGCATTGAGAGGCCCACAAGGATAGACAGGGCAAGGAGCCTCGGGTACAAGGCCAAGCAGGGCATAGTGGTGGTCAGGATGCGCGTGGGAACAGGCGGCATGAGAAGGCAGAGGCCGCGCGGGGGCAGGAGGCCCAAGCATCTCGGAGTCACCAGGATCAAGGCCGACGTAAGCATGAAGCA
Coding sequences within it:
- a CDS encoding ribosomal protein L15E (COG1632), producing MLISRDRLWVKLWRSNSHDIRDRVIIWRKQNAVTRIERPTRIDRARSLGYKAKQGIVVVRMRVGTGGMRRQRPRGGRRPKHLGVTRIKADVSMKQVAVRRVLERYPNMSLLGSYFVYKDGAYYWFEVILADPSHPRVAKDPELRDRVGARAA